In Oncorhynchus clarkii lewisi isolate Uvic-CL-2024 chromosome 16, UVic_Ocla_1.0, whole genome shotgun sequence, one genomic interval encodes:
- the LOC139368378 gene encoding ankyrin repeat and SOCS box protein 8: protein MSSTMWYIMQSIQSKYSLSERLIRTIAAIRSFPHDNVEDLIRRGADVNRMHGTLKPLHCACMVADSDCVELLLEKGAEVNALDGYNRTALHYAAEKDEGCVELLLEYGAQPNALDGNKDTPLHWAAFKDNPECVRALLESSACPNARDYNNDTPLSWAAMKGNLESVRVLLEYGGQVHVTNLKGQTPISRLVALLARGLGAEQEEECLELLYKAAGRFEIRRADGTLPRELSKDPQLLAKLTSMVAEVPTLRALSRCAVRQSLGVRFLPTAVKELPLPESVKEYLLLRD, encoded by the exons atGAGCTCTACTATGTGGTACATCATGCAATCTATTCaaagtaaatattccctgtccgAGCGGCTCATCCGCACCATTGCTGCCATACGCTCTTTCCCACACGACAATGTGGAGGATCTTATTCGAAGG GGAGCTGACGTGAACCGTATGCACGGCACTCTAAAGCCCTTGCACTGTGCCTGTATGGTGGCGGATTCCGACTGTGTCGAGTTGTTGTTGGAGAAAGGAGCAGAG GTGAATGCCCTGGACGGCTACAACCGCACAGCGCTGCACTACGCAGCAGAGAAGGACGAGGGCTGTGTGGAACTCCTCCTAGAGTACGGGGCCCAGCCCAATGCATTGGACGGCAACAAGGACACCCCGCTACACTGGGCGGCCTTCAAGGACAACCCTGAGTGCGTCAGGGCTCTGCTGGAGAGCAGTGCCTGCCCCAACGCACGGGACTACAACAATGACACTCCGTTAAGCTGGGCCGCCATGAAAGGCAACCTAGAGAGTGTGAGGGTTCTGTTAGAATACGGAGGCCAAGTCCATGTTACTAACCTAAAAGGCCAGACACCCATCTCTCGCCTGGTGGCCCTACTTGCCAGGGGCCTGGGggcagagcaggaggaggagtgtcTGGAGCTGCTGTATAAGGCAGCGGGGAGGTTTGAGATCCGCCGGGCAGATGGTACCTTACCCAGGGAGCTCAGTAAGGATCCCCAGCTCCTGGCCAAGCTGACCAGTATGGTGGCTGAAGTACCGACGCTACGCGCGCTGTCACGGTGTGCTGTCAGACAGAGCCTGGGGGTGAGATTCCTCCCCACTGCAGTCAAAGAGCTGCCTTTACCAGAGTCGGTCAAAGAGTACTTACTGCTGAGAGACTGA